A DNA window from Candidatus Angelobacter sp. contains the following coding sequences:
- a CDS encoding RsmE family RNA methyltransferase, which yields MHRFYLPPSECRNPRLTLSGREGHHALNVLRLRTHERVVVLNGMGDEYLCETREAGRQTVTLDVLHKHTVAPPSFQVTLAQAVTKGKSMETIIQKATELSAQRIAPILSERTVAQPDPEAAATKVEKWEDTAIEALKQCGSAWLPRVDAPLTPQAFLARGEKFELTLIASLQDGARHPREHFESFRVERRCAPTSVCVWVGPEGDFTPAEVNAIRAAGALPITLGPLVLRSETAAIYCLSVINYELQSRRS from the coding sequence CCCCGGCTTACCCTGTCGGGTCGCGAAGGTCATCACGCCTTGAACGTGCTGCGTCTCCGGACGCACGAACGGGTCGTGGTGCTGAACGGCATGGGCGACGAGTATCTGTGCGAGACACGCGAAGCGGGCCGCCAGACGGTCACTCTCGACGTGCTCCACAAACACACGGTCGCGCCCCCGTCATTCCAGGTGACCCTGGCGCAGGCCGTCACCAAAGGGAAGAGCATGGAAACCATCATCCAGAAGGCGACAGAGCTGAGCGCGCAACGCATCGCGCCGATTTTGTCCGAGCGGACCGTGGCGCAACCCGACCCTGAGGCCGCGGCGACCAAGGTTGAGAAGTGGGAGGACACCGCGATTGAAGCGCTCAAGCAATGCGGTTCGGCGTGGCTTCCGCGCGTGGATGCGCCGCTGACACCGCAGGCGTTTCTGGCGCGAGGCGAGAAATTTGAACTGACGCTCATTGCATCCCTTCAGGACGGCGCGCGGCATCCGCGCGAGCATTTTGAATCGTTTCGCGTCGAAAGGCGCTGCGCACCGACGTCGGTCTGCGTCTGGGTGGGGCCGGAAGGCGACTTTACCCCGGCGGAGGTCAACGCCATTCGTGCCGCGGGGGCGCTCCCCATCACGCTCGGCCCACTGGTGTTGCGCAGTGAAACGGCGGCGATCTACTGCCTTTCAGTGATCAATTACGAACTGCAATCACGGCGGTCGTGA